The Antarcticibacterium sp. 1MA-6-2 genome has a window encoding:
- a CDS encoding TonB-dependent receptor plug domain-containing protein, whose product MKYITLKIALCAIVILLPVLLFAQTTTKINVMAVVRTEEGLPVKGAVVSSEQDDVSTLTDSLGNFSLEVSPNAILSISTAEYGTKFAAATQDLQEIVLSSGMELVQVAYRKEEKEDLLGGISYINMPELLDKNYITYPLDNMEALVAGFHGNLWGMDEYLVLVDGVPRDVGSVQPTAIDQITFLKGVSAVALYGSRAAKGAILITTKRGK is encoded by the coding sequence ATGAAATATATAACACTAAAAATTGCTTTGTGCGCTATTGTGATTCTACTTCCTGTATTGCTTTTCGCACAAACTACCACAAAGATAAATGTAATGGCGGTGGTACGAACGGAGGAAGGATTGCCTGTTAAGGGAGCTGTTGTAAGTAGTGAGCAGGATGATGTTTCAACGCTTACTGATAGTCTTGGAAATTTTTCTTTGGAAGTCTCGCCTAATGCTATCCTGTCAATTAGTACTGCTGAATATGGAACTAAATTTGCTGCTGCAACTCAGGACCTGCAGGAAATTGTGCTAAGCTCAGGTATGGAGCTGGTACAGGTAGCTTATCGTAAAGAAGAAAAGGAGGACCTTTTGGGGGGCATATCTTATATAAATATGCCTGAATTACTGGATAAAAATTATATCACTTATCCTCTGGACAATATGGAAGCCCTGGTAGCGGGTTTTCACGGTAACCTTTGGGGTATGGACGAGTACCTGGTGCTGGTAGATGGTGTACCTCGTGATGTAGGTAGTGTTCAACCTACTGCAATTGATCAAATTACTTTTCTAAAAGGAGTTTCCGCGGTAGCATTGTATGGTAGCCGGGCTGCCAAAGGCGCGATCCTTATCACCACGAAAAGGGGGAAATAG